A single region of the Aptenodytes patagonicus chromosome 7, bAptPat1.pri.cur, whole genome shotgun sequence genome encodes:
- the LGALS3 gene encoding galectin-3, giving the protein MSDGFSLSDALATSNNPTPSAPPPQGWPSWGNQPPAPGGFPAYPGPPGTYPGSPAAPGTYPGAPGPYPGAPGPYPGGPAGQGLYPGAPGAFPGAPAGPGSYPAPGQPPSGPGFGPPPPQGGLAPPMKVPFELPLQAGLVPRMLITITGTINPNPNRFSLDFKKGNDVAFHFNPRFKEDNRKVIVCNSMFLNNWGREERTALKFPFEAGKPFKLQILCEVDHFKVAVNDAHLLQYNFREKQLNEITKLCIAGDITLTSVMPTMI; this is encoded by the exons atGTCGGACGGTTTCTCC tTATCCGACGCCTTGGCCACCAGCAACAACCccacccccagtgcccccccaccccaaggcTGGCCCTCCTGGGGGAACCAGCCGCCGGCTCCTGGGGGGTTCCCGGCGTACCCCGGCCCTCCGGGGACCTATCCTGGCTCGCCGGCAGCACCGGGGACCTATCCTGGAGCACCAGGACCATATCCTGGAGCACCGGGGCCGTATCCTGGAGGACCAGCAGGACAGGGACTGTACCCGGGAGCACCTGGAGCATTCCCTGGAGCACCAGCAGGACCAGGGTCGTATCCTGCCCCAGGACAACCACCCAGTGGCCCTGGATTTGGGCCCCCTCCTCCGCAGGGGGGACTGGCTCCTCCGATG AAAGTCCCCTTCGAGCTGCCCCTGCAGGCAGGACTCGTCCCTCGGATGCTCATAACCATCACGGGGACCATCAACCCCAACCCAAACAG GTTCTCACTGGATTTCAAGAAAGGGAATGACGTTGCCTTCCACTTTAATCCCCGCTTTAAGGAAGACAACAGGAAAGTCATCGTCTGTAATTCGATGTTCCTGAATaactggggaagggaggagaggacagctCTTAAGTTTCCATTTGAAGCTGGAAAACCTTTCAAg CTCCAGATCCTTTGCGAGGTGGATCACTTCAAGGTAGCGGTCAACGATGCTCACTTGCTGCAGTACAACTTCCGCGAGAAGCAGCTGAACGAGATCACCAAACTCTGCATTGCTGGGGACATCACCCTCACCAGCGTTATGCCAACCATGATATAA